In Actinomycetota bacterium, the following are encoded in one genomic region:
- a CDS encoding class I SAM-dependent methyltransferase, whose protein sequence is MNQADQKDTSAIWDSYWQDKVPAETDIFVLAKEEITISWQRIEKEILDHFGAFEGLNVIEIGAGTGTNSALMAKRGARATILDNSEKALQRSKIFYARNGLEAEFIKQNAFDLPGEMLGKYDVSMSFGFAEHFSGPERLDIIRTHFELLKDDGIAIISVPNRFNPPYRIFKFLAQKTNHWPVGDEYPFSRSELARCCRDIEVSDFSVLGDSFAASINFLLPNRRSFIRKRFGLQDNHDISKLKRQRGSFLDRYLAYALILSAKKARITT, encoded by the coding sequence TTGAATCAGGCGGATCAAAAAGACACATCCGCGATCTGGGATTCATACTGGCAGGATAAAGTCCCGGCAGAAACGGATATCTTCGTGCTGGCCAAGGAAGAGATCACGATCAGCTGGCAGCGCATCGAAAAAGAGATCCTCGACCATTTCGGAGCCTTCGAAGGCCTGAATGTGATTGAGATAGGCGCCGGCACAGGAACAAACTCGGCCCTGATGGCGAAGCGGGGCGCCCGGGCGACGATCCTGGACAATTCGGAAAAAGCATTGCAGCGTTCGAAAATATTCTACGCCAGGAACGGGCTGGAAGCGGAATTCATCAAACAGAACGCCTTTGACCTCCCAGGGGAGATGCTTGGGAAATATGACGTCTCCATGTCGTTCGGATTCGCGGAGCACTTCTCCGGCCCTGAGCGTCTGGATATCATCAGGACGCATTTCGAGCTTCTGAAGGATGATGGCATCGCGATAATCTCGGTTCCCAACAGGTTCAATCCTCCCTACAGGATCTTCAAATTCCTGGCACAGAAGACGAACCATTGGCCGGTTGGTGACGAGTATCCGTTTTCGAGAAGCGAGCTGGCAAGGTGCTGCAGGGATATAGAGGTCTCGGATTTTTCGGTTCTCGGCGACTCATTTGCTGCTTCGATAAATTTCCTGCTCCCGAACCGGCGTTCGTTCATCAGGAAGCGGTTCGGACTGCAGGATAATCACGATATTTCGAAGCTGAAGAGGCAGCGGGGCAGTTTTTTGGATCGATACCTGGCCTATGCGCTGATCCTTAGCGCGAAAAAGGCGAGAATCACCACCTGA